The Lagopus muta isolate bLagMut1 chromosome 4, bLagMut1 primary, whole genome shotgun sequence genome has a window encoding:
- the RBM47 gene encoding RNA-binding protein 47 isoform X1 codes for MTAEDSTARMSNDSTNVSTTKVPEGVAGAPNEAALLALMERTGYSMIQENGQRKYGGPPPGWDGLHPPRGCEVFVGKIPRDVYEDELVPVFESVGRIYEMRLMMDFDGKNRGYAFVMYTQKHEAKRAVRELNNYEIRPGRLLGVCCSVDNCRLFIGGIPKMKKREEILEEIAKVTEGVLDVIVYASAADKMKNRGFAFVEYESHRAAAMARRKLMPGRIQLWGHQIAVDWAEPEIDVDEDVMETVKILYVRNLMIETTEDTIKKVFGQFNPGCVERVKKIRDYAFVHFTTREDAIHAMNNLNGVELEGSCLEVTLAKPVDKEQYTRYQKAAKGGAAATPEVTQQPNYVYSCDPYTLAYYGYPYNALIGPNRDYFVKAGSIRGRGRGAAGNRAPGPRGSYLGGYSAGRGIYSRYHEGKGKQQEKGYELVPNLELPAVNPVTIKPGAVAIPAIGAQYSMFPAAPPAKMMEDGKIHTVEHIINPIAVQQDPASAAAAAAAAAAAVIPAVSTPPPFQGRPITPVYTMAPNVQRIPAASIYGTSYVPFAAPAAATATIATLQKNAAAAAAAAAAYGGYAGYIPPAFPAATIQVPIHDVYQTY; via the exons ATGACCGCTGAGGACTCTACTGCAAGGATGAGCAACGATTCCACCAACGTGAGCACCACGAAAGTCCCTGAAGGTGTGGCCGGTGCGCCCAACGAGGCGGCCCTGCTGGCACTGATGGAGCGCACCGGCTACAGCATGATCCAGGAGAACGGGCAACGCAAGTATGGCGGCCCACCGCCTGGCTGGGATGGCCTGCACCCTCCTCGTGGCTGTGAAGTCTTCGTGGGCAAGATACCCCGTGATGTCTATGAAGATGAGCTTGTCCCCGTGTTCGAGTCTGTTGGCCGCATCTACGAGATGCGCCTGATGATGGACTTTGATGGGAAGAACCGTGGTTATGCCTTCGTGATGTACACACAGAAGCATGAGGCAAAGCGGGCTGTCAGGGAGCTGAACAACTATGAAATCCGCCCAGGCAGGCTGCTGGGTGTGTGCTGCAGCGTAGACAACTGCAGGCTCTTCATTGGAGGCATTCCCAAGATGAAGAAGAGAGAGGAGATCCTGGAGGAGATCGCTAAAGTGACGGAAGGTGTACTGGATGTCATTGTCTATGCAAGCGCTGCAGACAAGATGAAGAACAGGGGTTTTGCCTTTGTGGAGTACGAGAGCCATCGAGCAGCAGCAATGGCCAGGAGGAAGCTCATGCCAGGAAGGATCCAGCTGTGGGGACACCAGATTGCTGTCGACTGGGCAGAACCAGAGATAGACGTGGATGAAGACGTCATGGAGACTGTTAAAATCCTCTATGTGAGGAACTTAATGATTGAGACCACAGAGGACACCATTAAAAAGGTCTTTGGGCAGTTTAACCCTGGCTGTGTAGAGCGGGTGAAAAAAATACGTGATTATGCCTTTGTGCACTTTACAACCAGGGAAGATGCCATCCACGCCATGAATAACCTTAATGGTGTCGAACTGGAAGGCTCGTGCCTGGAGGTTACCTTGGCCAAGCCAGTGGACAAGGAGCAGTACACTCGCtaccagaaagcagcaaaaggagGGGCTGCAGCAACACCCGAAGTAACTCAGCAACCTAACTATGTTTACTCTTGCGATCCATACACACTAGCGTATTATGGATATCCATACAATGCCCTGATAGGGCCCAACAGAGATTACTTTGTGAAAG CAGGCAGCATACGAGGTAGAGGGCGAGGCGCAGCCGGCAACAGAGCCCCAGGCCCCCGTGGCTCCTACCTGGGGGGATACTCTGCTGGCCGTGGCATATACAGCAGGTACCACgaaggcaaaggaaaacagcaagaaaaaggaTACGAGCTAGTACCCAACCTGGAATTACCAGCTGTCAACCCAGTAACCATTAAGCCTGGTGCAG TGGCCATCCCTGCAATTGGTGCCCAGTACTCCATGTTTCCAGCTGCACCACCGGCCAAGATGATGGAAGATGGCAAAATCCACACAGTGGAGCACATCATCAACCCTATTGCCGTCCAGCAGGACCCAgccagtgcagcagctgctgcagcagccgcAGCCGCAGCAGTAATACCAGCTGTGTCAACGCCTCCCCCCTTCCAG GGCCGCCCCATAACCCCAGTGTACACCATGGCCCCCAACGTGCAGAGGATCCCCGCTGCCAGCATTTATGGGACAAGTTACGTGCCGTTCGCAGCACCCGCTGCAGCAACAGCAACGATAGCCACTCTACAGAAGAATGCCGccgctgctgccgccgccgctgccgcctATGGGGGCTATGCTGGCTACATACCTCCGGCCTTCCCAGCTGCCACCATCCAGGTGCCCATCCACGACGTCTACCAGACGTACTGA
- the RBM47 gene encoding RNA-binding protein 47 isoform X2, whose protein sequence is MTAEDSTARMSNDSTNVSTTKVPEGVAGAPNEAALLALMERTGYSMIQENGQRKYGGPPPGWDGLHPPRGCEVFVGKIPRDVYEDELVPVFESVGRIYEMRLMMDFDGKNRGYAFVMYTQKHEAKRAVRELNNYEIRPGRLLGVCCSVDNCRLFIGGIPKMKKREEILEEIAKVTEGVLDVIVYASAADKMKNRGFAFVEYESHRAAAMARRKLMPGRIQLWGHQIAVDWAEPEIDVDEDVMETVKILYVRNLMIETTEDTIKKVFGQFNPGCVERVKKIRDYAFVHFTTREDAIHAMNNLNGVELEGSCLEVTLAKPVDKEQYTRYQKAAKGGAAATPEVTQQPNYVYSCDPYTLAYYGYPYNALIGPNRDYFVKGSIRGRGRGAAGNRAPGPRGSYLGGYSAGRGIYSRYHEGKGKQQEKGYELVPNLELPAVNPVTIKPGAVAIPAIGAQYSMFPAAPPAKMMEDGKIHTVEHIINPIAVQQDPASAAAAAAAAAAAVIPAVSTPPPFQGRPITPVYTMAPNVQRIPAASIYGTSYVPFAAPAAATATIATLQKNAAAAAAAAAAYGGYAGYIPPAFPAATIQVPIHDVYQTY, encoded by the exons ATGACCGCTGAGGACTCTACTGCAAGGATGAGCAACGATTCCACCAACGTGAGCACCACGAAAGTCCCTGAAGGTGTGGCCGGTGCGCCCAACGAGGCGGCCCTGCTGGCACTGATGGAGCGCACCGGCTACAGCATGATCCAGGAGAACGGGCAACGCAAGTATGGCGGCCCACCGCCTGGCTGGGATGGCCTGCACCCTCCTCGTGGCTGTGAAGTCTTCGTGGGCAAGATACCCCGTGATGTCTATGAAGATGAGCTTGTCCCCGTGTTCGAGTCTGTTGGCCGCATCTACGAGATGCGCCTGATGATGGACTTTGATGGGAAGAACCGTGGTTATGCCTTCGTGATGTACACACAGAAGCATGAGGCAAAGCGGGCTGTCAGGGAGCTGAACAACTATGAAATCCGCCCAGGCAGGCTGCTGGGTGTGTGCTGCAGCGTAGACAACTGCAGGCTCTTCATTGGAGGCATTCCCAAGATGAAGAAGAGAGAGGAGATCCTGGAGGAGATCGCTAAAGTGACGGAAGGTGTACTGGATGTCATTGTCTATGCAAGCGCTGCAGACAAGATGAAGAACAGGGGTTTTGCCTTTGTGGAGTACGAGAGCCATCGAGCAGCAGCAATGGCCAGGAGGAAGCTCATGCCAGGAAGGATCCAGCTGTGGGGACACCAGATTGCTGTCGACTGGGCAGAACCAGAGATAGACGTGGATGAAGACGTCATGGAGACTGTTAAAATCCTCTATGTGAGGAACTTAATGATTGAGACCACAGAGGACACCATTAAAAAGGTCTTTGGGCAGTTTAACCCTGGCTGTGTAGAGCGGGTGAAAAAAATACGTGATTATGCCTTTGTGCACTTTACAACCAGGGAAGATGCCATCCACGCCATGAATAACCTTAATGGTGTCGAACTGGAAGGCTCGTGCCTGGAGGTTACCTTGGCCAAGCCAGTGGACAAGGAGCAGTACACTCGCtaccagaaagcagcaaaaggagGGGCTGCAGCAACACCCGAAGTAACTCAGCAACCTAACTATGTTTACTCTTGCGATCCATACACACTAGCGTATTATGGATATCCATACAATGCCCTGATAGGGCCCAACAGAGATTACTTTGTGAAAG GCAGCATACGAGGTAGAGGGCGAGGCGCAGCCGGCAACAGAGCCCCAGGCCCCCGTGGCTCCTACCTGGGGGGATACTCTGCTGGCCGTGGCATATACAGCAGGTACCACgaaggcaaaggaaaacagcaagaaaaaggaTACGAGCTAGTACCCAACCTGGAATTACCAGCTGTCAACCCAGTAACCATTAAGCCTGGTGCAG TGGCCATCCCTGCAATTGGTGCCCAGTACTCCATGTTTCCAGCTGCACCACCGGCCAAGATGATGGAAGATGGCAAAATCCACACAGTGGAGCACATCATCAACCCTATTGCCGTCCAGCAGGACCCAgccagtgcagcagctgctgcagcagccgcAGCCGCAGCAGTAATACCAGCTGTGTCAACGCCTCCCCCCTTCCAG GGCCGCCCCATAACCCCAGTGTACACCATGGCCCCCAACGTGCAGAGGATCCCCGCTGCCAGCATTTATGGGACAAGTTACGTGCCGTTCGCAGCACCCGCTGCAGCAACAGCAACGATAGCCACTCTACAGAAGAATGCCGccgctgctgccgccgccgctgccgcctATGGGGGCTATGCTGGCTACATACCTCCGGCCTTCCCAGCTGCCACCATCCAGGTGCCCATCCACGACGTCTACCAGACGTACTGA